In a genomic window of Bacillus rossius redtenbacheri isolate Brsri chromosome 4 unlocalized genomic scaffold, Brsri_v3 Brsri_v3_scf4_2, whole genome shotgun sequence:
- the LOC134541962 gene encoding uncharacterized protein LOC134541962: MGEQAFNIKFVNEVEKHPELYNYKLKGYSKKDVTDKAWNDVAKEVQLTVNECKEKWKNLRSVFVRHIKPPPSGSSSKNKKPYYLSEAMKFTLPFIKTLGTPSGNLPEVINEQNLEHSSSDPTQNTEDVAAEEEEYISDNAILTTTPQLSLPSPMLPNTDFSQEHAHHSQQMTHDPFSNPKDNLSKRKKQTVTEVDKSFMEYMNAKKRKLESNSNDDRQVKTSFLLSLLPEIEPLTDAQMKSFRRRVLQLIDDITNPKDMHQHVPAYQQTPTYSYSVSTHSSLATDNASICSSPGNQTIPQKVQDTETQQYFEVIQETLQYEQEHNVM, translated from the exons ATGGGCGAGCAGGcgtttaatatcaaatttgtaaACGAAGTTGAGAAACACCCAGAACTCTATAACTACAAGTTGAAAGGGTATTCAAAAAAGGATGTGACTGACAAAGCATGGAATGATGTCGCAAAAGAAGTGCAACTCACAG TTAACGAAtgcaaagaaaaatggaaaaatctccGTTCAGTTTTTGTCCGTCACATAAAGCCACCTCCAAGTGGTTCAAGTTCCAAAAATAAGAAACCATATTATCTATCGGAGGCAATGAAATTTACCCTACCATTCATAAAAACGCTTGGTACACCATCGGGGAATTTGCCAGAAGTCATCAATGAACAAAACCTGGAACACAGTTCATCTGACCCAACACAAAATACGGAAGACGTTGCGGCTGAAGAGGAGGAATATATCTCAGATAACGCAATACTAACTACAACACCACAACTTTCCCTTCCTTCACCTATGCTGCCAAATACTGACTTCTCGCAAGAACATGCTCATCATTCCCAACAAATGACTCATGATCCCTTTTCCAACCCAAAAGATAATTTATCAAAGCGTAAAAAGCAAACAGTGACGGAAGTGGACAAGTCCTTTATGGAATACATGAAtgcaaagaaaaggaaacttgaatcgAATTCAAACGATGATAGGCAAGTAAAAACGTCGTTTCTTCTAAGCCTTTTACCAGAAATCGAACCTTTGACAGATGCACAAATGAAATCATTCCGACGTAGGGTTCTGCAGCTTATTGATGACATCACGAATCCAAAAGACATGCACCAACACGTACCAGCTTACCAACAGACCCCAACTTACTCCTACAGTGTTTCCACGCATTCATCGTTGGCTACAGATAATGCTTCAATTTGTTCGTCGCCTGGAAATCAAACTATTCCACAGAAAGTACAAGATACTGAAACGCAACAGTATTTTGAAGTCATCCAAGAGACTTTACAATATGAGCAGGAACATAATGTGATGTGA